Proteins encoded together in one Anopheles darlingi chromosome 3, idAnoDarlMG_H_01, whole genome shotgun sequence window:
- the LOC125956146 gene encoding protein goliath, with protein sequence MMSALSHQVNMNNFLSLLVGASLVAANSSPNHDITSLSQPTEFSNGVSSFALPAEDRLSIESYTLAYLNYSYKDSEGRTLELGGNESAKYGEGRVLNRSGVLVHISNTGNRSDHSGCSRHWNGTLGEPLPDRELSWIALVRRGGCNFEDKVKHAYEHGAAGVIIYNDKNDVKLDKMKITDKERNITAVFTTKSMGLDLIDLLEIKGYEVMMNISEGSRQFRPLGNINRTSVLFVSISFIVLMIISLVWLVFYYVQRFRYLQTKDKQSKRLCTAAKRIIAKIPTKSIKSDDKEIDNDCCAICIEPYKVTDVIRVLPCKHEFHKVCIDPWLLEHRTCPMCKMDILKHYGFVFTGSQESILQLDMDMEEGDLIDDRSSTDGGYQRRNSVSPLPQIRASSENRMSRSSSESDSDQEQLDRMTPHSSGRNTVRESSCGANQRRAEQPDDSDICVGCLAAALNKKQRNLENTFAQDDPDSDSCATESHGSKSLPATLKKYKGNHSTGSCRGMNPPDHYHAYPHDGHRGTHHQTQEQQQQRLTNGCGTSQEQAKLPFKFYKTDRGQVRKVRTPLKNVLPQSISAPCDNDSSLHVCIHDDPEYSMQNVTPSSKVDTEQIAQVHTAANQYGGDAKRRCSLSRNSSCSSGDRKDVVTCEDLKIAIDYSNDDEISDETEPNSDNDLIVRRSECDGEKESRKK encoded by the exons ATGATGTCTGCACTGAGCCATCAGGTGAATATGAACAACTTCCTGTCGCTGTTGGTGGGCGCCTCGCTGGTGGCAGCCAACTCGTCACCGAACCACGACATCACCTCGTTATCACAGCCTACCGAGTTCAGCAATGGTGTGTCTTCGTTCGCTTTACCGGCTGAAGACCGGTTATCGATCGAGAGCTACACGCTCGCCTATCTCAACTACAGCTACAAGGATTCGGAGGGGCGCACGTTGGAGCTAGGTGGCAACGAGAGCGCCAAGTATGGCGAGGGACGTGTGCTGAACCGTAGCGGAGTCCTCGTGCATATTAGCAACACTGGCAACCGCAGCGATCACTCCGGTTGCTCACGTCACTGGAATGGTACGCTCGGGGAACCGCTCCCGGATCGCGAACTGTCCTGGATTGCGCTCGTACGCCGCGGTGGCTGCAATTTCGAGGATAAAGTAAAGCACGCCTACGAACACGGTGCCGCCGGAGTCATTATCTATAATGATAAGAACGACGTGAAGCTGGATAAAATGAAGATCACCGATAAGGAGC GAAACATCACCGCAGTATTCACAACCAAATCGATGGGCCttgatttaattgatttactGGAGATCAAAGGCTACGAGGTAATGATGAATATAAGCGAAGGTTCGCGCCAATTCCGACCACTTGGCAACATAAATCG AACGTCAGTGCTGTTCGTATCCATCTCGTTCATTGTGCTGATGATAATATCGCTGGTCTGGCTGGTGTTTTATTACGTTCAACGATTCCGATACCTGCAAACCAAAGACAAACAATCG AAACGGTTATGTACCGCCGCGAAACGGATCATTGCCAAAATTCCTACAAAGAGTATTAAATCAGATGACAAG GAAATCGATAACGACTGCTGCGCTATATGTATCGAGCCGTACAAGGTGACTGACGTGATACGCGTGCTGCCGTGCAA ACACGAGTTCCATAAGGTTTGCATTGATCCATGGCTGCTGGAGCATCGCACCTGTCCGATGTGCAAGATGGACATCCTCAAACATTACGGCTTTGTG TTTACCGGAAGTCAAGAGAGTATTCTTCAATTGGACATGGACATGGAAGAGGGTGACCTGATTGACGATCGCAGCAGTACCGATGGTGGCTACCAACGACGTAACAGTGTCAGCCCATTGCCACAAATACGAGCTTCTAGTGAAAATCGG ATGTCACGAAGTTCTTCTGAGTCGGATTCCGACCAGGAACAACTGGACCGTATGACTCCACATTCTTCCGGGCGCAACACGGTGCGTGAAAGTAGTTGCGGAGCGAACCAGCGGCGTGCAGAGCAACCAGATGATAGCGACATCTGTGTCGGATGTCTCGCGGCAGCTTTAAACAAGAAACAACGTAATCTGGAGAATACCTTTGCTCAGGATGATCCGGATAGCGAT tccTGTGCCACCGAATCGCATGGATCGAAGAGCCTTCCGGCGACGCTGAAGAAATATAAAGGGAACCATTCCACTGGATCCTGTCGCGGAATGAATCCTCCAGATCACTACCATGCGTACCCACATGACGGGCATCGTGGGACGCACCACCAAACacaagaacagcaacagcagcggctaACTAACGGCTGTGGAACCAGCCAAGAACAAGCGAAACTACCGTTTAAGTTTTACAAAACCGATCGCGGCCAAGTGCGCAAGGTACGCACGCCACTAAAGAATGTGCTTCCGCAATCGATCTCCGCCCCCTGTGATAATGATAGCTCCTTGCACGTATGCATCCACGACGATCCAGAATATTCCATGCAGAACGTGACGCCTAGTTCAAAGGTGGACACGGAACAGATTGCTCAAGTGCACACCGCCGCGAACCAGTATGGTGGCGATGCCAAGCGACGATGCTCGTTGTCCCGTAACTCGTCCTGCTCTTCCGGTGATCGCAAGGATGTGGTCACGTGCGAAGATCTCAAAATTGCCATAGACTATTCCAATGATGACGAAATTTCGGATGAGACGGAACCGAACAGTGATAACGATTTAATCGTTCGACGATCAGAATGCGATGGTGAGAAAGAAAGTCGGAAAAAGTGA